The following proteins are encoded in a genomic region of Pelodictyon phaeoclathratiforme BU-1:
- a CDS encoding aminotransferase-like domain-containing protein yields the protein MPRFSKAVSSLRSSEIRDLMTLASRPDIISFAGGMPGNELFPVEAVEELFRGLDLKKKQAAFQYGPTPGLPSLLESLGGFLEKKGLPVKENRLLITTGSQQGLNLLAKAFIDPGEPVLVENPCFIGALSAFRASEAELRGVAVDRDGISMEALQQELDRKERAKFLYITPYFHNPAGLLYTAERKAQLINALQGQHIPLIEDDAYGDLYFYEEDRPRLKPIKAINPAGINVCYTGSFSKILGPGLRLGWMLAPDEIYQKCELIKQSADACSPSFTQVLADAFIRSGQIYTYIAGVRQEYKRRAEAMVAALREHMPDYVQWNEPRGGFYIWLTLPDEADATRIMMEAVEGGAVFVAGKTFDPEGKRNNSLRLSYCNNSPEQIAEGIPIVAAAIRKFCG from the coding sequence ATGCCAAGGTTTTCAAAAGCTGTATCATCGCTTCGTTCTTCGGAAATCAGGGATCTCATGACCCTTGCGTCGAGGCCCGACATCATCTCTTTTGCGGGGGGAATGCCCGGCAATGAGCTTTTTCCCGTGGAAGCAGTTGAAGAGCTTTTCCGTGGGCTCGACCTGAAAAAGAAGCAGGCGGCATTTCAGTATGGCCCGACACCCGGTCTTCCCTCACTTCTTGAGTCACTCGGCGGCTTCCTTGAAAAAAAGGGGTTACCGGTTAAAGAGAACCGGCTGCTTATCACCACCGGCTCCCAGCAGGGGCTCAACCTGCTGGCCAAAGCCTTTATTGATCCGGGGGAGCCTGTGCTTGTCGAAAATCCCTGCTTTATCGGGGCGCTTTCGGCATTCCGAGCCAGTGAGGCGGAGCTGAGAGGGGTCGCGGTTGATCGCGACGGTATTTCAATGGAGGCGCTGCAGCAGGAACTCGACCGGAAAGAGAGGGCAAAATTTCTCTATATCACCCCCTATTTCCATAATCCGGCAGGGCTGCTCTACACTGCTGAACGCAAGGCGCAGCTCATCAATGCGCTTCAAGGCCAGCATATTCCGCTCATTGAAGATGATGCATACGGTGACCTCTATTTTTATGAAGAGGATCGCCCGCGCCTAAAGCCGATCAAGGCAATCAATCCGGCAGGGATCAACGTCTGCTATACCGGCTCTTTCTCGAAAATTCTCGGCCCCGGTTTACGGCTTGGCTGGATGCTCGCGCCCGATGAAATTTATCAGAAATGCGAGCTTATCAAGCAGTCTGCCGATGCCTGCTCACCAAGCTTCACCCAGGTTCTGGCCGATGCTTTCATACGTTCAGGTCAAATCTACACCTATATTGCGGGAGTACGGCAGGAGTACAAGAGAAGGGCGGAGGCCATGGTGGCCGCTCTCAGGGAGCATATGCCTGATTATGTGCAGTGGAACGAACCTCGTGGAGGCTTCTACATCTGGCTCACGCTGCCGGATGAGGCTGATGCAACCCGAATCATGATGGAAGCCGTCGAAGGTGGCGCGGTCTTTGTGGCCGGAAAAACATTTGATCCTGAAGGGAAGCGCAACAACTCCCTGCGCCTCTCCTACTGCAACAACAGCCCGGAGCAGATCGCCGAGGGCATTCCGATTGTGGCGGCAGCCATCCGGAAGTTCTGTGGATAA
- a CDS encoding ACT domain-containing protein — protein sequence MIIKQLSVFLENRTGRLTELTGILAENDINISAFSIADSSDYGILRMIVGRPEAAAEVLRKAGFAVKVTEVVGMIIPHKPGGLHKALQIISDNNVAIDYMYAFASGNCKATVIIRAESLEKIIAVLQEHKMELLQEGDVYQV from the coding sequence ATGATTATCAAGCAATTGTCGGTGTTTCTCGAAAACAGGACTGGGCGGCTCACCGAACTGACCGGTATTCTTGCCGAAAACGATATCAATATTTCGGCATTCAGCATTGCCGATTCGTCCGACTACGGCATTCTGCGCATGATTGTCGGACGTCCCGAGGCGGCGGCTGAGGTGCTGCGCAAAGCGGGATTTGCTGTCAAAGTGACCGAGGTTGTCGGGATGATTATTCCCCACAAACCAGGCGGCCTGCACAAGGCGCTGCAGATCATTTCGGATAACAACGTCGCGATTGATTACATGTACGCCTTCGCTTCCGGGAATTGCAAGGCAACGGTCATCATCAGGGCGGAATCACTGGAAAAAATTATCGCTGTCCTGCAGGAGCATAAAATGGAACTGCTGCAGGAAGGGGATGTCTATCAGGTTTAA
- the legP gene encoding Dot/Icm T4SS effector Zinc-dependent metalloprotease LegP — MAAKKDGNPKEYGELCPSGRVRTAIINGNTFSYKSLQYTEVDGMAMFEGDIVLGKVADVDRDTEIRKQEMQGVIARGIIITGNQYRWPNCKVPYTIDPALPNQARVTDAIAHWEANTRFRFVLRTAANAASYPDWVTFRSGSGCSSYVGRQGGQQFISLASGCSKGNAIHEIGHTIGFWHEHSREDRNAFVTIHWDKIMPGYEHNFNQQIADGDDVGAYEYGSIMHYSRDAFSIDGSDTITPTDPSASIGQRTGLSPGDIAAANTLCPLVVCPAAPKICPSSPIIQCPAAPKVCSPAPLIQCPAAPKLCPPSPLQCAAGPNCAPAPKIVCLPSPLLKCPPAPKIYCGAAPLVKPFPGEEIRRKGYSLDPSTGTGQGGMNQIPQIVININFNGYQPPTVQTNYSGTDPYADENSDWTASEYPDPGDCCDNSMTDESVGSSGNFDPECSE, encoded by the coding sequence ATGGCAGCAAAAAAAGATGGAAATCCAAAGGAGTACGGTGAGTTGTGCCCTTCCGGCAGGGTTCGTACGGCGATTATTAATGGTAATACGTTCAGTTATAAATCGCTTCAGTATACCGAAGTTGATGGCATGGCCATGTTCGAAGGCGATATTGTTCTCGGAAAAGTTGCCGATGTCGATCGTGATACTGAAATTCGTAAACAGGAGATGCAGGGGGTTATTGCACGAGGAATTATTATTACCGGTAATCAGTACCGGTGGCCCAATTGCAAAGTGCCCTATACCATTGATCCGGCTCTTCCAAATCAGGCGCGTGTCACTGATGCCATCGCTCACTGGGAGGCGAATACCCGCTTTCGATTTGTACTGCGAACTGCAGCAAATGCGGCAAGTTATCCAGACTGGGTAACCTTCAGGTCTGGCTCGGGGTGCAGCTCCTATGTTGGTCGGCAGGGTGGACAGCAATTTATCTCTCTTGCATCAGGTTGCTCAAAAGGTAATGCAATCCATGAAATTGGTCATACGATCGGCTTTTGGCATGAACACAGCCGTGAAGACCGGAATGCCTTTGTCACGATTCACTGGGACAAAATCATGCCGGGATATGAGCACAATTTCAATCAGCAGATAGCCGATGGCGATGATGTTGGCGCCTACGAGTATGGCTCAATCATGCACTACTCTCGCGATGCCTTTTCAATAGATGGTTCCGATACGATTACCCCCACTGATCCGTCAGCGTCGATTGGCCAGAGAACAGGGCTCAGCCCTGGTGACATAGCAGCGGCAAACACTCTTTGTCCGTTAGTTGTTTGTCCTGCGGCACCGAAAATATGTCCTTCGTCGCCAATTATCCAATGTCCTGCGGCACCGAAGGTATGCTCTCCAGCACCCCTTATACAATGTCCTGCGGCGCCAAAATTGTGTCCGCCATCCCCGCTGCAGTGTGCTGCTGGCCCCAATTGTGCTCCGGCACCAAAAATTGTATGTCTGCCATCACCGCTCCTTAAATGTCCTCCGGCTCCGAAAATCTACTGCGGGGCGGCTCCTTTGGTTAAACCTTTTCCGGGGGAAGAGATACGCCGAAAAGGTTATTCCCTTGATCCATCAACCGGTACCGGGCAGGGTGGTATGAACCAGATCCCCCAGATTGTCATCAACATTAATTTTAATGGCTATCAACCGCCGACAGTCCAGACGAATTATTCAGGAACAGATCCCTATGCTGATGAAAACAGTGACTGGACAGCTTCCGAGTACCCGGATCCGGGAGATTGTTGCGATAATTCCATGACTGATGAATCAGTCGGGAGTTCCGGAAATTTTGATCCGGAATGTTCAGAGTAA
- a CDS encoding radical SAM/SPASM domain-containing protein, producing the protein MSYPYFPFSLCQQEDGQFMLSSPYGECKVNRDAAAILRLCNGSRSLQDIVGKLQARYDLDHALMHVKSEKLINNLAAKGLVWIKEKPMRWFNAPPPQTIFWEVTSRCNLQCLHCVVSAGESVTHDLSTRRCLELIDEWAAIGVQEITFSGGEPLLREDLFELAAAAKQRNLTISMATNGTLMTRDVARRCKALGFDVQISLDGSTAEIYGAVRGRKEAFADVMEGIRNTLSEGVNLTVGTVLTKNNVDDIPELLKLVERSGIPYFRLIPFIPSGRGQQNRDLELDPLQVKKVSEELVAQRDLWSFTILPVEFELTFSAPSGASLDRSRASECGGATHYCTVTPSGAVLPCHYFEGVVTHSVRNRSFMEVWRNSRFLNYFRSIEIGDIKGYCHDCRWLADCRGGCKAANFSYKDPFQSNRHCWVVRENQ; encoded by the coding sequence ATGAGTTATCCCTATTTCCCGTTTTCTCTCTGCCAGCAGGAAGATGGTCAGTTCATGCTCTCTTCGCCATACGGGGAATGCAAGGTCAATCGCGATGCAGCAGCAATCCTCAGGTTGTGTAACGGCAGTCGCTCTCTCCAGGATATTGTTGGAAAACTGCAGGCTCGTTATGATCTGGATCATGCCCTGATGCATGTAAAATCTGAAAAACTTATCAATAATCTCGCAGCCAAAGGGCTGGTATGGATCAAAGAAAAACCCATGCGCTGGTTCAACGCACCTCCGCCCCAAACGATATTCTGGGAGGTTACCTCTCGCTGTAATCTTCAGTGCCTGCACTGTGTTGTTTCCGCAGGAGAGAGTGTGACTCATGATCTTTCAACTCGGCGCTGTCTGGAGTTGATTGATGAATGGGCGGCCATCGGAGTACAGGAGATCACTTTCAGTGGGGGAGAGCCACTGCTCAGAGAAGATTTATTCGAACTGGCCGCAGCCGCAAAACAGAGAAATCTCACGATCAGTATGGCAACAAACGGTACCTTGATGACGAGGGATGTGGCTCGAAGATGCAAAGCTCTCGGTTTTGATGTGCAGATCAGTCTGGACGGATCGACTGCGGAGATTTACGGAGCGGTTCGCGGGCGTAAAGAGGCGTTTGCTGATGTCATGGAAGGAATTCGCAATACGCTTTCCGAGGGTGTTAACCTTACCGTCGGAACCGTTTTGACAAAAAATAATGTCGATGATATACCGGAGTTGCTGAAATTGGTGGAACGTTCCGGAATTCCTTATTTCCGCCTGATTCCCTTTATCCCTTCCGGTCGGGGACAACAGAACCGTGATCTTGAGCTTGATCCGCTGCAGGTAAAAAAAGTATCGGAAGAGCTTGTCGCACAACGGGATCTCTGGTCGTTTACCATTCTTCCGGTTGAATTTGAGCTCACTTTTTCAGCTCCTTCAGGCGCATCACTTGATCGGTCAAGAGCAAGTGAATGTGGTGGAGCTACTCACTATTGTACCGTTACTCCGTCAGGTGCTGTTCTTCCGTGCCATTATTTTGAAGGAGTGGTCACTCACTCAGTGAGAAACCGTTCATTCATGGAGGTCTGGAGAAATTCCCGCTTTCTTAACTATTTTCGCAGTATTGAGATTGGTGATATCAAGGGATACTGTCATGATTGCCGTTGGCTCGCTGATTGCCGGGGTGGTTGCAAGGCTGCAAATTTCAGTTATAAGGATCCTTTCCAGTCAAACAGGCACTGTTGGGTTGTCAGGGAGAACCAATAA
- a CDS encoding YbaY family lipoprotein has protein sequence MIVSYRISFPEPLILPSAASLRIEIRDTSLIDAPSVTLAVTLYHADQLANRAFIIGTVELPEQISPKAAITLWAHLSLSGEVRVNKEDFITTSAYPIMKTDEHGQVVVAMQPVDSSARAT, from the coding sequence ATGATTGTTTCATACCGTATCTCGTTTCCTGAGCCTCTGATTCTTCCTTCAGCGGCTTCTCTCCGTATAGAAATCCGTGATACGTCACTGATCGATGCGCCATCCGTCACCCTTGCGGTAACGCTGTACCATGCAGATCAGCTTGCGAACAGAGCGTTCATTATCGGAACAGTTGAGCTGCCGGAGCAGATTTCGCCAAAAGCTGCGATAACGCTCTGGGCACACCTCTCCCTGAGCGGTGAAGTTCGTGTCAACAAGGAGGACTTCATCACGACAAGTGCATACCCCATTATGAAAACCGATGAGCATGGTCAGGTTGTTGTTGCGATGCAGCCGGTTGACTCATCGGCCCGTGCAACCTGA
- a CDS encoding phenylacetate--CoA ligase family protein: MIWNEHYECMEREELRKLQGARVSAMVERVYNTVPFYRKKLQDAGMEPGDITTIDDLKKLPFTTKQDLRDNYPFGLFTLPQADIVRLHASSGTTGKSTVVGYTHNDIQMWSEVVARSLTMAGVGKTDIIQVAYGYGLFTGGLGLHYGAEKVGASVIPISGGNTKKQLQLMEDFGSTVIACTPSYAAYLGEALVEEKIDRRNLKLKAGVFGAEPWTEEMRTQIEQLLGIKAYDIYGLSEIIGPGVSMECHCQKGMHIFEDHFIPEIINPETGVVLPYGELGELVFTPATKEAMPLIRYRTRDLTRLHADKCECGRTLVRMEKCVGRSDDMLIIRGVNVFPSQVESVLLEMSETKPHYLLVVDRENNLDILEIQVEIEEQFFSDEIKELEGLRQRIKANIASVLGISATIRLVEPGTIERSMGKAQRVVDKRKLK, from the coding sequence ATGATCTGGAACGAGCATTACGAGTGTATGGAGCGCGAAGAGCTCCGCAAACTGCAGGGAGCAAGGGTAAGCGCTATGGTAGAACGGGTCTACAACACCGTTCCCTTCTACCGTAAAAAACTTCAGGATGCGGGGATGGAGCCCGGCGACATCACCACCATCGATGATCTGAAAAAGCTCCCCTTCACCACCAAACAGGATCTGCGCGACAACTACCCCTTCGGCCTCTTTACGTTACCGCAGGCCGATATTGTCCGTCTCCACGCCTCAAGCGGCACAACAGGAAAGTCTACCGTCGTCGGCTACACCCACAACGATATCCAGATGTGGAGCGAAGTGGTTGCCCGTTCGCTCACCATGGCAGGAGTGGGTAAAACCGACATCATCCAGGTTGCCTACGGCTATGGGCTCTTTACCGGCGGGCTTGGCCTGCACTACGGCGCTGAAAAAGTGGGAGCCTCCGTCATACCCATCTCCGGTGGCAATACAAAAAAACAGCTTCAGCTCATGGAGGACTTCGGCTCCACCGTGATTGCCTGCACCCCCTCATACGCCGCCTACCTTGGCGAAGCTCTTGTTGAAGAGAAGATCGACCGGCGCAACCTCAAGCTTAAGGCCGGCGTTTTCGGCGCAGAACCCTGGACGGAGGAGATGCGTACGCAGATTGAGCAATTACTCGGCATCAAGGCATACGACATTTACGGCCTCAGCGAAATCATCGGGCCTGGCGTCTCGATGGAGTGCCATTGCCAGAAAGGGATGCATATCTTTGAAGATCACTTTATTCCGGAAATCATCAACCCCGAAACCGGCGTTGTGCTGCCCTACGGAGAGCTGGGCGAACTGGTCTTTACGCCGGCCACCAAGGAGGCAATGCCACTGATCCGCTACCGCACGCGCGATTTGACCCGCCTCCATGCCGACAAATGCGAATGCGGTCGAACACTGGTACGAATGGAAAAATGCGTAGGCCGTTCAGACGACATGCTCATTATACGCGGCGTCAATGTCTTCCCCTCGCAGGTAGAATCAGTACTGCTTGAAATGAGCGAAACCAAACCGCACTACCTGCTGGTTGTCGATCGAGAAAACAACCTCGACATTCTTGAAATCCAGGTCGAGATTGAAGAACAGTTCTTCTCGGATGAAATAAAGGAACTTGAAGGGCTCCGCCAACGCATCAAGGCCAATATTGCAAGCGTCCTTGGCATCAGCGCAACCATAAGACTGGTTGAACCCGGCACCATCGAGCGCAGCATGGGCAAGGCACAGCGGGTTGTGGACAAACGAAAACTCAAATAG
- a CDS encoding indolepyruvate oxidoreductase subunit beta → MQTNIILAGVGGQGILTIAAVIDQAALQSGLTIRQAEVHGMSQRGGAVQSHLRIADREIYSDLIAEGTANLILSVEPLEALRYLPFLATNGRVVTSTEPFINMEGYPAMEEIMRELYRTNQPILINAPELARKAGSPRTSNMIMLGAAAPFTGIDQEKLEEAIGRLFQAKGEEIVAMNIRAFRKGVELSQPQATVS, encoded by the coding sequence ATGCAGACCAACATCATTCTTGCCGGAGTCGGCGGACAGGGAATACTCACCATCGCGGCAGTGATCGACCAAGCCGCACTGCAGAGCGGCCTCACCATCCGTCAGGCAGAGGTGCACGGCATGAGCCAGCGGGGAGGAGCGGTGCAGTCGCACCTCCGTATTGCTGACCGGGAGATATACTCCGACCTTATTGCAGAAGGCACGGCCAACCTGATCCTCTCGGTAGAACCGCTCGAAGCGCTGCGCTATCTGCCCTTTCTCGCTACAAATGGCAGGGTCGTCACCTCAACAGAGCCCTTCATCAATATGGAGGGCTATCCGGCAATGGAGGAAATTATGAGGGAACTCTACCGCACAAACCAGCCCATACTGATCAACGCCCCGGAACTTGCCCGCAAGGCTGGCAGCCCAAGAACGTCGAACATGATCATGCTCGGAGCCGCCGCCCCCTTTACCGGCATCGATCAGGAAAAACTTGAAGAGGCCATCGGTCGCCTTTTTCAGGCAAAAGGGGAAGAAATTGTTGCCATGAACATCCGGGCATTCAGAAAAGGAGTGGAATTATCTCAACCTCAAGCGACTGTGTCATGA
- a CDS encoding thiamine pyrophosphate-dependent enzyme has translation MNKQLLLGAEAIALGALDAGISGVYAYPGTPSTEITEYIQKKKDDREETVRSAWSANEKTAYEAALGMSYGGKRSLVCMKHVGLNVAADAFINSAITGVNGGLVVAVADDPSMHSSQNEQDSRVYGKFAMVPLLEPASQQELYNATRYAFDLSESVKLPVLLRLTTRLAHSRAGVEATATRAQNPLNALYAPERFVLMPQNARRQYNNLLGIQDRLEELSENSSLNRLLPGRGSIGVLAFGIAFNYVMEVRQAYSLDFPILKIGHYPLPRKQIEALFNTCETILVAEEGYPVYEELLRGYFGHQNGKQIRGRLDGTLPRAGELNADSIAHALGMAKKEVLAIPSIMVNRPPELCKGCGHRDLYEALNTVMSSCKEQHVFSDIGCYTLGALAPYNAIHTCVDMGASITMAKGAADAGLRPAVAVIGDSTFTHSGMTGLLDAVNDRTPLTIIIADNDTTAMTGGQDSSANGSRLLSICIGLGVEEAHLRTIIPLKSHLAENIAILQEEINWNGVSVVIAQRECIETAARKKRNKPINP, from the coding sequence ATGAACAAACAACTTTTACTGGGCGCTGAAGCCATTGCTCTCGGCGCTCTTGATGCCGGAATATCAGGCGTCTATGCCTACCCCGGAACCCCTTCGACCGAAATCACCGAATACATCCAGAAAAAAAAGGATGACCGGGAGGAAACCGTCCGCTCGGCTTGGTCTGCCAATGAAAAAACCGCCTATGAAGCCGCACTCGGCATGTCGTACGGCGGAAAACGGAGTCTGGTCTGCATGAAGCATGTCGGGCTGAACGTGGCGGCTGATGCCTTCATCAACTCGGCCATTACCGGTGTCAACGGTGGACTGGTGGTTGCTGTAGCAGACGACCCCTCCATGCACTCATCGCAAAACGAGCAGGACAGCCGGGTGTACGGCAAATTTGCTATGGTACCGCTCCTTGAACCCGCCTCACAGCAGGAGCTCTATAATGCCACACGCTATGCCTTCGACCTTTCGGAATCGGTCAAACTGCCCGTGCTGCTCCGGCTCACTACAAGGCTTGCGCATTCTCGCGCAGGAGTGGAAGCCACGGCAACTCGTGCGCAAAACCCGCTCAACGCCCTTTATGCCCCTGAACGCTTTGTATTGATGCCACAGAATGCCCGCCGTCAGTACAACAACCTCCTCGGCATCCAGGATCGGCTTGAAGAGCTGTCCGAGAACTCATCACTGAATCGCCTCCTTCCCGGCAGGGGGAGCATAGGCGTTCTTGCTTTCGGCATTGCCTTCAACTATGTGATGGAGGTGCGACAGGCATACAGCCTCGACTTTCCCATACTCAAAATCGGCCACTACCCTCTGCCGAGGAAACAGATCGAAGCGCTCTTCAACACCTGCGAGACCATCCTTGTCGCTGAAGAGGGCTACCCGGTCTATGAAGAGCTGCTGCGAGGATATTTTGGCCATCAGAACGGCAAGCAGATCAGGGGACGCCTCGACGGCACACTCCCCCGTGCAGGAGAACTCAATGCCGACAGCATCGCTCATGCGCTCGGCATGGCAAAAAAAGAGGTACTGGCCATACCGTCCATCATGGTCAACCGACCGCCCGAACTCTGCAAAGGGTGCGGACACCGCGACCTTTACGAAGCGCTCAACACCGTCATGAGCTCATGCAAGGAGCAACATGTCTTTTCCGACATCGGCTGCTACACTCTCGGCGCTCTTGCGCCATATAACGCCATTCACACCTGCGTCGATATGGGCGCATCCATTACCATGGCTAAAGGCGCAGCAGACGCCGGACTCCGACCTGCAGTGGCCGTCATAGGCGACTCAACCTTCACCCATTCCGGCATGACCGGCCTGCTCGATGCCGTCAACGACCGCACTCCCCTGACCATTATCATCGCCGATAACGATACCACAGCCATGACCGGTGGCCAGGACTCCTCGGCCAACGGATCAAGATTATTATCAATATGCATTGGGCTCGGCGTTGAAGAGGCGCATCTGCGAACCATCATCCCACTGAAATCGCATCTTGCAGAGAACATTGCCATACTCCAGGAGGAGATCAACTGGAATGGAGTATCGGTGGTGATTGCACAGCGCGAATGTATTGAAACTGCTGCAAGGAAAAAGCGAAACAAGCCAATCAACCCTTAA
- a CDS encoding PAS domain S-box protein has product MFPSRKKATLLVVESSPLLSTSTARFIRQQGYDAVTADNGESCMEFLKSLKIDVLFLDIDIPGKNGREILAYVHDHFPDLPVIMTTLVKSESDETDSFTAGAFDYLLKPINRIRLDMTIKKAITESQRRQEASLFSVVITNSPIAIAITDREGNFEYVNNAFCRTTGYSMADVIGKKPSILKSGEQSDSFYKELWDTITSGRNWQGEFHNKKKNGELYWENSVIVPIIDPTWAISHYVSIKQDVSLRKKELEAFSESERRFQELADLLPQTIFEVDLQGWITYTNREGFETFGYTQEDFQKGVHSMSLFVPEERGRVMLNMERRMKDIPFADHEYTGLKKDGTTFPILVYTAKIIRNGKPVGVRGIVLDITARKQTEEKLQQLNQTLEERIEERTKKLETTHQQMILHEKLASIGMLAAGIAHELNNPINFVKINFTTLKESVSDFQEMLKEYRSVIRSFEAGECSAVELQRMHQMEAELYIDTLFGDITEIFTESQRGFERITAIIASMRNFSFSHAIDERVLFDINHGVRDALTIARNEYRNCAEIETLLEELPLVPCNPEQINQVFLNLIVNSAHAIASAKRSVPGKITIHTWCDTTDVYCSVADDGPGIPQEVQNRIFDPFFTTKEPGKGTGLGLSISYDIIVNKHAGTLSVECPAGKGTVFTLSLPLKAV; this is encoded by the coding sequence ATGTTTCCGTCCAGAAAGAAAGCAACACTCCTTGTCGTTGAGAGTAGTCCGCTTTTATCTACCTCAACAGCACGCTTCATCAGGCAGCAGGGTTATGATGCTGTAACGGCAGATAACGGGGAGAGCTGTATGGAGTTCCTGAAAAGCCTCAAAATTGATGTTTTGTTTCTTGACATTGACATACCAGGCAAAAATGGGAGGGAAATTCTTGCGTATGTTCATGATCATTTTCCTGATCTTCCGGTGATCATGACCACATTGGTCAAGTCAGAGAGCGATGAAACGGACTCTTTTACTGCCGGGGCGTTTGATTATTTACTAAAACCGATCAATCGGATCAGGCTTGATATGACGATTAAAAAAGCGATTACTGAATCGCAGCGTCGTCAGGAGGCGAGTCTTTTCTCCGTGGTTATCACCAATAGTCCGATAGCGATTGCCATTACCGACAGAGAGGGGAATTTTGAATATGTCAATAATGCATTCTGTAGAACAACGGGTTACTCCATGGCCGATGTAATTGGCAAAAAGCCAAGCATATTAAAATCAGGGGAGCAGTCAGATAGCTTTTACAAGGAGCTTTGGGATACCATCACCAGTGGCAGGAACTGGCAGGGAGAATTTCATAACAAGAAAAAAAATGGTGAGTTATACTGGGAGAACTCTGTTATCGTCCCGATTATTGATCCCACCTGGGCTATTTCCCATTATGTGAGCATCAAGCAGGATGTTTCCCTGCGGAAAAAGGAGCTGGAGGCTTTTTCTGAAAGCGAACGTCGCTTTCAGGAGCTTGCTGATCTTTTGCCTCAGACTATTTTTGAAGTTGACCTTCAGGGCTGGATTACCTACACCAACCGTGAGGGCTTTGAGACCTTCGGATACACCCAGGAGGATTTTCAAAAAGGAGTCCACAGTATGTCTCTCTTTGTCCCTGAAGAGCGTGGACGGGTGATGCTTAATATGGAGCGTCGGATGAAAGATATTCCTTTTGCCGACCATGAATATACTGGACTGAAAAAAGATGGTACGACCTTTCCTATACTTGTCTATACCGCAAAGATTATTCGTAATGGCAAGCCAGTCGGTGTTCGGGGTATTGTGCTCGACATTACCGCGCGCAAACAGACCGAGGAAAAACTGCAGCAATTGAACCAGACGCTTGAGGAGCGCATTGAGGAGAGAACCAAAAAACTTGAAACAACTCATCAGCAGATGATTCTGCATGAAAAACTTGCTTCAATAGGCATGCTTGCTGCCGGAATTGCTCATGAGCTGAATAATCCGATCAATTTTGTCAAGATCAATTTTACAACACTCAAGGAGTCCGTTTCCGACTTTCAGGAGATGCTCAAAGAGTACCGCAGTGTCATCAGAAGCTTTGAGGCGGGAGAATGCAGCGCAGTTGAGCTGCAGCGGATGCATCAGATGGAGGCCGAACTGTATATTGATACCCTTTTTGGCGATATTACGGAGATATTTACTGAGTCACAGCGGGGTTTTGAGAGAATCACTGCGATAATTGCGAGCATGAGGAACTTTTCGTTTAGCCATGCTATCGACGAGAGGGTTCTGTTTGACATTAACCACGGAGTCCGTGATGCACTCACTATTGCACGCAATGAATACCGCAACTGCGCTGAAATTGAAACCCTCCTTGAGGAGTTGCCACTCGTCCCCTGTAATCCCGAGCAGATCAATCAGGTCTTTCTCAATCTTATTGTCAACAGTGCTCATGCCATAGCATCAGCAAAGCGCAGCGTACCTGGCAAAATCACTATTCATACCTGGTGTGATACTACTGATGTATACTGTTCAGTTGCTGATGATGGGCCGGGCATCCCGCAAGAAGTTCAGAACCGTATTTTTGATCCGTTCTTCACGACAAAAGAGCCTGGTAAAGGTACCGGGCTTGGGTTGAGTATCTCCTACGACATTATTGTCAACAAACATGCCGGGACACTCTCTGTTGAATGTCCCGCCGGGAAGGGAACTGTTTTTACGCTCTCACTTCCGCTGAAGGCAGTCTGA